TGGGAATCAAACACATTACCAGCTCCGTAGAACACCCCCAGACCAACGGACAGGTAGAAGCTGTGAATAAGACCATTGTGGCGGAATTAAAAAGAAGGTTAGGTCAGAAGAAGACGGCATGGGTAGAAGAATTGCCCGAGGTCCTATGGGGATACAGATGTACCCCCCACGGAACAACAGGCGAAACCCCTTTTAACCTCACGTACGGTGTTGATGCCATGTTACCGGTGGAGTTAGGGGAACCCTCTTTGAGAAGGCAAATTGAAGACATCGCACTCAACGACCAGGAGCTACGGGTCGAACTGGACACGGTCGAGGAACGTCGTGACCGGGCGGCACTCAGAGCAGAGGCGTGCAAAAGAATGGTCGAAAGAAGATACAACTCAAAGGTACGCCCAAGAGACTTTCAAGAGGGTGACCTGGTGTGGCGCAAGACAGGAGAAGCAAGACGGACTTCGTCACATGGAAAGTTAGCAACTAACTGGGAAGGACCTTATCGAATCATCGCAGCCCTTAACAACGGAGCATACCGCCTGGCCAGGCCGGACGGACGAGAGCTCCCCAACACTTGGAACGCGACCCACCTGAAGTACTActtcagttaaaaataaatgagttgTAACCGAAACTACCATTTGATCAATATATAGGAAGTCGTTCCAGGCAATCTAGTTGTTTTTTACGAAAGGCGAAGGGATTCGTCCTTTCATCATGGGACCCGTCCCTTGATCGTGGGATCCGTCCCTCAAATCATGGGATCCATCCCTTACTCGTGGGATCCGTCCCCGAACCTCGGGATCCGTCCCCTTTCGATCAGCATATAGGAAAGGCACGTACTTGCCTTTGCCTAAATAACAAGGGACCCAACCTTGTTCAACCAGCACAAAGGGATCCATCCCTTCCGAAACAGTTGTTAAGTCGCGAAATCGACTCGTTAATAGGGGACTCCTCCCCGAGACGCACGtcttagtaaaaaaataaaaataaaatatatatatatatatatatatatatatatatatatatatatatatatatattaaatagcCTTTTCTCTTAGTCCGGGAAAACAAGTAAAAAGTTAATCAATGAAGCACTAAACCAAATTCTTGAATTGATAACACTCCCCACAGTGAAAAATGAGGAACGAGTCACAAAAAAATCATAAGTAGGTCGAACTTCAAACACTAGTTACTCCTAAGTGTTTTAAAGCCGACCTTACTCCAACAAAAAATATCCCACAAAAAACGGAATCAAGCCACATCCGCCTCGTCCGGAAGATCCTCTACGACCCGGTCGTCAACTCCCTCAGGGTCAACACCCCCGCCAGAAGGTAGGTTCGCCCGAACGGGACCCATCACTCCATCATAAACGTCTTGATAGAGATCAAAGCCGTAAGTCATCGGTTTCACCTTCAGCAAGTGCTCCACTTGGCGCAAGGCTTTGTTAAAACCTTCTTCATGTTCCAACATGACGGTAGCATCCAACTGAGCGAAATCCTCCTTAACTTGGGCCAGTTCGGCGTCCTTTTTCTTTTGGGCATCGCCCGCGGCAAGCAACTCCTGGGTCAACCTCTCACTCTGCTCGGCCAATTCATCCCCTCTCTTTCCTAGGCGGCGAATCTCCACCTTCAGTTTTCGATTGTCCTCGGCCAGGGCAGTCTCGCGATTCTGGGCGGCCGTCAAAGCCGTCTTAGAGTTGGCCAACTGAAGTTGGGCCTCGGTCAAATCCGCTTGCAACTTAGAATATTTCTCACCGCACTCTTCGTGCTCCTTAGTCAACGAGTCGACCCGAATACGGAGAGCAGATGCCGACTCCTGCTCTTTGGCCAACTCCTGCAGCAGATCACGTCCCTCTTGGACCTTCCCTTTCTCCCGAGCGTTGACCGCCATCATGACCCCACGGGCCATCATTTCGACGGCCGCTGCGTAGAGTTTCCCTTCGGACAGGGGCTCGATGACTGCTCGTTGGGAAGAGGTAGCTCGTACCTCCAGCCTAGAAGCCGCATCAAAAGCCGGATCAAAGATACCGGCCGGTAGAGGAACAGAAGAAGAACTCCCGCTGCGATGACTCTTTTTGGAGGAAGATCTGCCCTCCCCTCGAGACTTCCTTTTTCGCTCTAGGGGAATCTCCGAGTCCGGGGGAGACTCGGAAGATTGCACAACGATGGGTTGAGTAACCGGAGGGGGCACGGGATCGGCTACTCGTCCGGTGACAAGAACTTCAGTGGGATGCACCTCCACCATAACCAATTCCGTCTGAGGAATGCCGACAGGGATCTGAGTGGAGGGAGCCGAGCTGGAAGCCACGGACGGTCGTCTCAGCCCTTGCGATCCACTGCTTCCCCGACGACGTTGGGAAGAGGCCAACCATCCGGTTTGACGAGGAGCAGGCGCCGACATATATCCTAAGAAAAGAACAACAATTTAGACAAGTCAAATCAAGGTATTTAAACGCAAAATCAGAATCAAAACATACCAAAAGCAATTTGGTCAAAATCTTCGTATTTTAAACAATCGACGAAACCACGGGCGCTCAGCTGGCGGGGCAGGGCATTTATCGTCCGGACGGCATCTTTTTCCGCGGCGGTTAATAACCCGACAGCGTATGCTCTTATTTTCCGAGGAGCTTCGGTCCAATAAAAGGGGAACCGAGGCGTCCCGTCAGGGCCGCAAAATTCCGTCCGCCCGGATTCCTTGATTATAACCTTGAAAaatctcttcttgaaattcttGAACGAGTCCGAAAAAGGTTTAAACAGGGTCCGATCATGGACCGACGACAGCGACACCCATCCTCTCCGGGGAACGGGCCGAACGTTAAAATAGTGAAGGAACACCCGCACCGAGGGCATGATTCCTACAGCAGCACACAGGGAGGTGAAGGCTTGGACGGCCGCCCACCCATTTGGATGAAGCTGACTCGGAGCGATGTTCAACTCCTTTAAGACTGACGCTTGGAACTCGGTAAAAGGAACCCGCATGTACATTTGGTCAAACATGTAAGTGTACACGAAAAAGAAATCTTCCACCGAAGACCCCTTCCCGTGAAACACCCTCTCGTTCAGATGACTGACGCCTAATCGGAATAAACGCGCATCCTCAACATCGCGCGCGATGTAAGACCGTTCGGACCACCACGACAGGTCATCTCGAGTTCCGAAGTCCGACGTAAACTCATCTACGTCCGGGGATGCCCAGCGATACCCACGGATGCGGGGCCATCCACCGGCCGGCTCCGCCTTCTCCGGGTCCACACGAACTCCCCCCTTCAGCAAGAAAATGGCAATGCCATTCGTCAGCCGGTCGGCCTCCGGGGAAGGCGGCATCTCGTCGTCGTCGGTTTCCAGGAAAGATGACGACCCCGAGCCTGGGGACGCAACCTCCCTTTCCACCCCCTGAGAAACTGCCGCCGGCCCAGCTCCGGCGGCAACACCCCCAGTCATGGCGATCCCTGACGGACCCGCTACTACACCGCCCACACCGCTGGTCACCTCTGCCCCGCCTGCACCGCCGCGACCCGAGGATTCCTCGGAAGAGTAAAGGCTGATTACCGCCATTTATTACCtgagttgaaaaattgaagaaatcaGAAGGAGGAAAGGTGCGTGACTCTTCCCCATCCCCTCTATTTATAGgcgaaatttttgaaaactgccaACGCATCCCCACCGTCAGATCATCCCACGTTCAACGGTCCAGATAAGCAACGGTTGAACTCCTCATAGCTCAACTCCCACTCAAGGCGCGCCACGTCTCCTTCCCGCCCAAAACATGCTTGGGGAAGCGAAACCGCCACCAGTTCGAATTTTGAAACCCTTTCGGTCACTACGTCACCTCAGGCTTGGGGGACTTGTGTACCGGAAGGATAGGACAGACGGCCTGGGTAGAAGGGGACGGCGATCAGACCCTCGACAAAATAGTTGGGGACCCGGTTGGGACGGTCGGCATCAATAAGAGCGCTACGCAAAANGAGCGAAGCAGAGGCCACCTGACGTACGCAACCGACAGGGATCGTAGCCGGTCTTGACGACNGGCCACAGAGCCAAGTTAGGATGTTACGAATTCGagattaagataaaataaaggatTAACCTTAATGGGCCTGtgattgggccgtgattaagttcccactaatcattggcccatgaggaaaactataaataggagccaaaggtaagaggtaggcaGGATTTTCAATGctcatttatttctctttctctttctatNTCTACATTTACTTGAGTGGATTGGaatactgacttgagcgtcggagtaccATTAGCAGGTACCCGGACGGCAAGACAAGGAGTACGGATTAAAAAAGGAACGGAGGACCGGACGGTACGGAGTGGGAAATTGTGCAGGGAAGCGTGACCGGACGGTACGGAGTGGGAAATTGTGCAAGGAAGCGTGGAAGAACTCCCGACCGGAACAGTACGCATGCATAACTCCTTCACTATTCTATAATGTAGTGAagatttttgtgttttatatatttctattttacatttaataacgttttaaaattgtagaaacataaaacattttgtgttttatgtttCTTTAGCCTCGGTGCGTAGGGTATGTTTCTATTAATAAgcatttgttatttgttaattgGTATTGATCACTGGATTAATAAGTCTTTGATGTTTAGAAAATTAAACGATAGTTTGTTGTAACATCTGTTTTTCATGGTTAAGGAATGGAGAAGGAGAATTCAGtaattctgaaaaaaaatagttatagaTAAAGGGTTTGAAAACTTGCAACTGggtgaaaaaaaattgtggaaTTATATGGAAAGGTGAGACAATTAAGACTTGTACAGAATTATGAATGCAaagaagaaattcaaacactttttatttcatttcattttattgaaaGTTCAAGTGTGAATCAAGTCTTATATTGAGGTAAAATGCAAAAATTGaacattttatgaaataaaacattcataaattcattatcATATGATTTTAGATTAGAGTTCTAATTTATATTGATGttgtttttctctaataaaattttCCTATTAAAGACCCATCATATTGGTGAATGATGAAGAACAATTGAGAAATGTTTTTTCAGGAAGATGCAAGatataagatataaatataatgtatttttttttcttctgttcgTGTGAACCATATGGAACAATGCATATTGTTTGTGTACAGATAATTATCAAGAGATATGTATTAAGACTGTTTCAAATCAttctaaaagagaaagaaaccaATATTTACAGAATTTGGCAGAAAACCTCATGCAAGAACTGTCATTTCTTCTGAAAATTGTAACAATTCTATCAATTGGTAaccaaaattaatcaaaacaaCTTCAATCAAACTACTTGAACTTGATCCTGTTAGATCTCACAAGTGGTAGTGTCATGCCCCTTTCTCTTCCTCTCCTCAGGAAATCAAGAATACTCAGATTTTTCAATCAATATCTCTCTCATTCCATAATTTTAAAAGCCTCCACTTATCAATGAAATTAGCAACAACAAACATTGCCTTCCAGAATCATTTCAGTAGATTCACATATTTCTAATAGAGGAGCTTATGAGAACCACGAGTATCAGTATTTGCCTGAACTAATGCGAAATCGATTAAATAAATCAAGGCTTTGGCATCAGTCATTCAAACAACTCCAACGCCAGCAAGATATGatagaagaaaacaataatgCTGAGGGGCTCGCTGCAATTACATTGGTGACAGTCAACGACAAGATGAAATCAACCTTTAAATGAATATTAGCAATGAACATAAAAGTATAAAGAATAGCTTACATGAATTCACAAGTCAAGTAGGTTCAAATTTGACGAGAAGGACCAAACAAGACcgaaacataattaatatagtcAATCAAGTGATAAGACGTACTTAAACTAATTATCATACCAAAACAACAATCAAACCAAGATTAAGAATGATATATCCTCATCTTTAAATACTTATACTAATttcagtaaaaataatatagataaaCAACTATTTCGAGGtatttaccatttatattatcACACATTTATTAGTCTGTTGATTGTTATGATTGCTATAAAGCCTTGAACATCAAAGTATCTTCACATCACATGCATATCTTGCCTCTTGGATTGACCAGAATCAATAACTACCATAGAGATCGCAGACTTTCAGGCATATCATGGTGATAGCACTAAAGCATGGTCCTTTCTCCAACAACTTTTGCAAAAAAATCAGCTGTCGACCTAGATGAATTAACACGAAGGGTGACAAAGTTCTGCATATCTACAGTGCAAAAAGGAGTTTGTACAATGCAGTGGTTTATGATGCCTTATCTGCAGTACCCTCACACAAGCTCTGCATATCCAATtgtcaatataaaattatagatgATTCCATACTGTAATTGATGCAGCATTAAGGAAAATCATCCCGCTAAGACCTTTAAAAAAACTAAGCTGAAATCACCAATAATCACAACAAGAACAATCCCCTGAATTGATATGATGAAACCTGGTGGCATCTCTCACAACTAATTCGCGACCAGTTACTATTGAGACTCGTTTTGCAAAATCATGGCAGTCTTTGCATGATCGTGTATTTTTGAATACCATAATGGGGGTCTCAGCTGAGGTGCACATGAGACCATAGGCTATAGCCAGTCTCTCGCTATGAACAAGAAGCTGCTCTTTGCGTTCAGTAAAGTCAGATAGAGCATCCTCTTCGTTGAGAAGGCACTCCCCATCCcttttgagagaaaaattgagtTCTTTCAATTTTGAGTATATTTGTTCTGTTTGAGGATGGTGTCTATCACCAACCACAAAACGGTGGACTTTACCCTTCACATTAATCCAGCTGCAACTGACTTCCTTCCTCAAGTTCCTTTCAGCCATCATCTTCCTAAATTGGGCCGCCTCATCCCACTTCCCAGCCAAAGCACACAAGTTGAACATGATCACATAAGTAGCAGAATCTAGCGGGTCCAAGCGAAAGATGTTGGCAGCTGCAATCATACCAATCTCAAGATTCCTATGGCTCCAACATCCTCCCAATAAACTTTTCCAACTCATCACGTCAGGTTCCAGTGGCACACTCCTTATCATCTCATGAGCCTCCTGTAGCATTCCAGCACGAGAGTATATATCAATCATGCAATTGTAAtgatcaattgttgggttcacACCATATTTATCGTTCATCGAATCCAAAAACTGCTTCCCCTCCTTAACTAAACCCGAATGGCTACAAGCATTTAACAAACCTATGAATGTGACGGCATTTGGCCTTACACCAGAACTCTGCATCTGTTCAAAAAGACTCAAAGCTTCAGAAGCTTTGCCGTGGTAAGCGTGAGCAGATATTATTGCAGTCCATGCAATAGTATCAGGTTTATCTATTGTCAAAAATGCTTGTTGTGCGTAATCCACTTTGCCACATTTTGAGTACATAGTGATCATAGCACTCTCCCCAGACAGGAACGAAACTAGCCCCTTTTTTATTGCATCTGCATGGATTTGAGCGCAGCACATCAAATCTGAGACAACAGAGCACGCTTGAAAAATGTTGGTATAGATGAATGAATTCAATAACACTCCTTTACTTCTTATTGTCTTAAAAACCTCTAAAGCAGTGTCAAATCTACCACTTTGACAGTATCCAGCAATTAAAGCACTCCATGCAAAATCATTAGGTTCACATATGGTCTCAAAAGCTCGATGTGCAGCATCAAATCTTGCACACTTATTATAAAAGTCCACAAGTGGAGTACCAACCGAGACCTCTGATTCCAAGCCAAGTTTTATACAAACACTATGAATTTGCCTTCCAGTGTATAAGTCTCCTAAAGCAGCACAAGCCTTGAGCACTATAGAAAAGACAAATTCATCCAACTCTACACCTTCACTTATCATCTTGGCAAATAACGANATAGCATCACTGTGCCTTGCAGCTTGAGTATAGCCCACCATCAACCTGGTGCATGCAACAACATTTTTCCTAGTCATCTTATTAATGGAAACTTCAGCACCATCCAACCACCCACACTTGACGTACATTTTGGAGATTAATGTCTCCACCGAAATATCATCAGCAAACCCATTCCTTATCAGCTGAGAATGTATCTGTTTGCCAAGGTCTAACAATGAAGGATCTGCAAAGGACATAATAAGTGTACTGAAGATAGAGGAGTTCGGTTTAATCCCCAAATCCAGCATATGCAAGAGCAATCTAACAGCTTCATCTGTATGCCCTTCCTTTGTGTAAGCAGATACAATGGTGGCCCAAGAGAGCAAATCCCGATCAACCATTTTATCAAAGAATCTCTCTGCAGCTGTGAAACTTTTACAGTCACAATACATTTGGAGGATGCAATTGTCAATGAATCTATTGCTGTTGGAGAATCCCTGCAGTCTATTATGAAATAATCTTCCATCAGACAATGCTCTCAGCGTTCCACACATTTTAAAGAGATATTCATAAGATTGGGTATTAATGGAAATACCCTCTTTGTCCATCCTTTCAATGAATTCATGCACTTCTCTAAGCTTCCCTTGTTTGGTCAAAGAAATCAAATGCAAGTTTTCAACTTCGCCTTGTTTATTTGGATTGGTCCTCAATGAAGGAGGACTGCTTTTCAAAGAGAACCAGGAAGGGATTTGAGAAAAATTAGCATGTCTCACattattacttttatcattAGCTACCAAGACTGACGAAGAACTGGAAAGCACCCAAGAGAACTGGGAAGTTATCGAAGTCATTTAGTTCGTTGGAGAATTGAAAAGTGTTTCCCTGTACAACTATGGTCAGATCCAACAAGAGAACCCAATCCAAGAAATCAAGTCAACAGTACAAATTATATACTAGCAATCCGAGTATCCTATCTGATTCCTTGTGTCAGAAGCCTGATCTgatcagaaaagaaaagagcCAGAGAATCATGGGTTAGATAAAAGCATAAGAAAAAGGCAATCGGTGGCTTGGTCAGTATGCTAGAAGTTCTAGTCGCTTCATTGACTAAAGTGTTGTTCAAGTAAACTTGCCCATGCAAAACTAATGAAGAAATTAGAAGGTAAAACTGTAAAATGAATTGAGTTTCTCTATGcattttaacatttatacaaGTTTTCTCGCTTAACTTGTCCAAAAGTTGAACCGATATGTCGATTTTAACTTGCATTTTCAATCACAGAGAAATTAATCCAAAATGGGCCaaagtttatttaacatattttagattttgataCAGTTTATAATGGAATTTCACATGACTGACACGAGTTTTCCAATGAGTAAAGCACACAAACATAGAAACATGGAAACACAGTTTAAAAGAAGCTTCAAAATAAGAATGCATTCCAGTTCTCACAATTCACCAAAGACACATCGTAATTGAGCAGccaaagagaaaaacaaattcaGTTCAGTTGGTCAATGAACACAGAacaattagaaaagaaaaagagaacctGCTCATTCACGATGGTTGAAGAGATTGGGTGGAGGCTTTCTCGCTCCCTCCCTCCTTCATCGTCGCCATTTTTGAGTtgccacttttttttttcatttcacaaATTCATATAAAGGTGCTCAGATATAAGAAAAGGTGCAGCAGGTTAAGTTTCCAAGGATGTTAAAAAAATCCAGTTTGGGTCTGTTGggcctttttttaaaaattgtacaaAGCCAACAGAACTTAAATCCAGTACTAAGATGATAAACAGTTTGGCACTCCACATGCTTCCATCAtgttcttaattaaaaaatttatttctaaaagttCTGATATTTTAGCTATTTAACTCTTTAAATATCTATGGAATAATTCTGTGTTAAGTGTTTACAAATAAGACCATAAGAATATTGAACTCATGCCATGGGCATAAGATTGGGCTAACTTGTCTAGTTTAGTGAAAAATCAGTTATTAGGCCTATAGCTTTTTTATGGGCGAAGATGAACTTCTCCATCCTTTATCTCTTAAATTAGGTTGATGAACTCAAAATATGTTGACATACCCATGAATCCCAATATAGTAATAAtggtaatatttaaaataataataataataataataataatacttcaactaataacaataattatttccACCAAATGGACAATTTGGTTATATCCAAATTACCTCCATTAAAACACTTTTTGTCATTCATATAAATCAAATCACTCACAgacattcacaaacttttctttCGTTTTCTTATGGTTCTTACTATTTTTCCTGCGATCCAAACATCCTCACTTTCACCTCTTTTTTCCTCAAATTTATCATTTCCAACTTCCTCAAATTCATTTTCCAATCCAAACAAAACATTAGTGGTTTTTATAATTTGTCCAACTAAAATGTAGATCAGATGTTTATCAGagtatataaaattttcttttaactaaataCTATTGCTTTGGTTTCTGTCTAAAGAGTGAACAACAAATCTATTTctggaattttaattttttaggcTGATGTTAAGCActttatgtttctttcattttatttatagaacAAAATTGTTAGTAATTATATGGTCCCAAAGTGTTAGCAATACCCATTCAACGTCTTTGTGTGNTTCTAAACAATGCAAGTTTTTTCTNTTCTCCTAGATCANCCATCTATACNGACAATAAATTGACTATTTAATACAAATAGtattcaattcaattaaatatactCAAGCCTCTAAAGAAGTGCAGAGATCATGAAGTTGAAGGgagtttttttatgaaaatagagACCTTCAGTTTGATATAAGGAATTCTGCATCTATTAACAAGATGATGTTATCTAAGTTGATTGAAGAAGTTACAACAAGAAACCAGACTAAAGAAAATGGGGATCTAAACAACATTGGGGACTACGATTCGCTTGCTTCCTAAAATAGTTGACTTCACTTAAGAGAAGAGACATGAGGGTCCACATCCAAGGTGGAGGTTTCAGGGAATGAAGTGGGACTCTGTTAGGACTTAACCACGTGAAGACTGAGGAGAACTCATTCCTTCATTCTATTTCATTAGATCGGAGAGTCTCAACTCAAGTACAACATCAAGCATTTTATCTAACAATGACAAATAAAAGCGAGATATCTGTATCACTTTTGGtaaacaaaatcttttttcCTTCATGCAAACCACACATCAAACAGCTTGCGGGCAAAAAGAAAATGCCAACAGAACCACAAACAAATAATCATACGAGGttcaaagaaataaataatattcaagtcCACAAACATCACCGTAACAAGTGCTGGGGAAATCAGATTCACATACTTCaaatagaaaagaataaataaaccagactaaaacttgaaaaaaaaaacaaacctgAACACACAATCTACGACCACTGCAAAAATTGAAGCCTCGGGTACCGCGAACATGAAGCTATAACAAAAAATGAATTCATGACAGAAACAAAGTTGAAGTTGAGGTTTTTTGAGGAAGGTTTCGTGGAGAATgagaaaataccaaaaagaaaaaggagtgtGGGGCTTATTATAGGTTTTCATCACACAGGTtctagttaaataaaaaaaattatttaattgaaatatttattcatctacctatattttattattattattattattatttgatatgatatagattttttaattactacaaatgtttatttaattttataggaAAATTAATGAAAGCACTATTAATTATCATACTCAATATTTAGAAACAGATTTAAGTATTTacttatacaaaaaaaaaagtataacttATATTGATTAactaagtttttaaatttaatatatattcataattagtttaaagtctattaaattaaaataaaaaaaaatatgtcctCTAATTTCAAGAAtcaatttaagtttatatataggTACGATACTTCTATTGAGAAAAGACTTTTTAGAGTGTTGTCAAAAGCAGACCTGTGAGAGTTCGGTCTAGAGCGTTATCATAGTGAATTGAAGAGTCCTATTATAGTGTGTGTGTGTCacgttttttttaataatgtggTATCAAAACCAGTGGTTCAATTCTGGTGACCGGGATCACAGGTGTATGTCCCTCCATGGTAAGGTGAAGTCTTGACAGACAGTCAGTGACAACAGCTAGATGAATAATGGGAGGTGAAGAACAAGATATGCTGAGTGGTGTCATCCTGGCTCGTGAAAGAGAACAAAAAAATGCTCAGTGCAGACCATCCGCTGTAGGGcactacaaaaaaattattatttaatggatgtttattttccattttgtgGAAGTTTTTACCCTCCACAAATTAATTTCCAGGgatttttcaaaacaatgatTCTATTGTACAGTTATAAAAGAAAGACACATTCCAATATTTTGAACTGTACATAAAGGGATTTTGATCACCGCTGTAATTAGATAAGGGAACAGGACAATTGTCCTCATAGGCTGCCATGTTGGCGACATTAAATGAGGAGTTAGAATAAGAGATATCTTTCaccagaaaatcataactaggAATACTGAGAATTGGATTTTTATTCATACAAGTAATCTCA
The sequence above is drawn from the Vigna radiata var. radiata cultivar VC1973A chromosome 3, Vradiata_ver6, whole genome shotgun sequence genome and encodes:
- the LOC106757900 gene encoding pentatricopeptide repeat-containing protein At5g13270, chloroplastic isoform X1 — protein: MTSITSQFSWVLSSSSSVLVANDKSNNVRHANFSQIPSWFSLKSSPPSLRTNPNKQGEVENLHLISLTKQGKLREVHEFIERMDKEGISINTQSYEYLFKMCGTLRALSDGRLFHNRLQGFSNSNRFIDNCILQMYCDCKSFTAAERFFDKMVDRDLLSWATIVSAYTKEGHTDEAVRLLLHMLDLGIKPNSSIFSTLIMSFADPSLLDLGKQIHSQLIRNGFADDISVETLISKMYVKCGWLDGAEVSINKMTRKNVVACTRLMVGYTQAARHSDAXSLFAKMISEGVELDEFVFSIVLKACAALGDLYTGRQIHSVCIKLGLESEVSVGTPLVDFYNKCARFDAAHRAFETICEPNDFAWSALIAGYCQSGRFDTALEVFKTIRSKGVLLNSFIYTNIFQACSVVSDLMCCAQIHADAIKKGLVSFLSGESAMITMYSKCGKVDYAQQAFLTIDKPDTIAWTAIISAHAYHGKASEALSLFEQMQSSGVRPNAVTFIGLLNACSHSGLVKEGKQFLDSMNDKYGVNPTIDHYNCMIDIYSRAGMLQEAHEMIRSVPLEPDVMSWKSLLGGCWSHRNLEIGMIAAANIFRLDPLDSATYVIMFNLCALAGKWDEAAQFRKMMAERNLRKEVSCSWINVKGKVHRFVVGDRHHPQTEQIYSKLKELNFSLKRDGECLLNEEDALSDFTERKEQLLVHSERLAIAYGLMCTSAETPIMVFKNTRSCKDCHDFAKRVSIVTGRELVVRDATRFHHINSGDCSCCDYW
- the LOC106757900 gene encoding pentatricopeptide repeat-containing protein At5g13270, chloroplastic isoform X2, with product MYCDCKSFTAAERFFDKMVDRDLLSWATIVSAYTKEGHTDEAVRLLLHMLDLGIKPNSSIFSTLIMSFADPSLLDLGKQIHSQLIRNGFADDISVETLISKMYVKCGWLDGAEVSINKMTRKNVVACTRLMVGYTQAARHSDAXSLFAKMISEGVELDEFVFSIVLKACAALGDLYTGRQIHSVCIKLGLESEVSVGTPLVDFYNKCARFDAAHRAFETICEPNDFAWSALIAGYCQSGRFDTALEVFKTIRSKGVLLNSFIYTNIFQACSVVSDLMCCAQIHADAIKKGLVSFLSGESAMITMYSKCGKVDYAQQAFLTIDKPDTIAWTAIISAHAYHGKASEALSLFEQMQSSGVRPNAVTFIGLLNACSHSGLVKEGKQFLDSMNDKYGVNPTIDHYNCMIDIYSRAGMLQEAHEMIRSVPLEPDVMSWKSLLGGCWSHRNLEIGMIAAANIFRLDPLDSATYVIMFNLCALAGKWDEAAQFRKMMAERNLRKEVSCSWINVKGKVHRFVVGDRHHPQTEQIYSKLKELNFSLKRDGECLLNEEDALSDFTERKEQLLVHSERLAIAYGLMCTSAETPIMVFKNTRSCKDCHDFAKRVSIVTGRELVVRDATRFHHINSGDCSCCDYW